A part of Camelus bactrianus isolate YW-2024 breed Bactrian camel chromosome 7, ASM4877302v1, whole genome shotgun sequence genomic DNA contains:
- the CHRM2 gene encoding muscarinic acetylcholine receptor M2, which translates to MNNSTNSSNNGLALTSPYKTFEVVFIVLVAGSLSLVTIIGNILVMVSIKVNRHLQTVNNYFLFSLACADLIIGVFSMNLYTLYTVIGYWPLGPVVCDLWLALDYVVSNASVMNLLIISFDRYFCVTKPLTYPVKRTTKMAGMMIAAAWVLSFILWAPAILFWQFIVGVRTVEDGECYIQFFSNAAVTFGTAIAAFYLPVIIMTVLYWHISRASKSRIKKDKKEPVANQDPVSPSLVQGKIVKPNNNNVPGSDDGLEHNKIQNGKAPRDAVTENCVQGEEKESSNDSTSVSAVASNMRDDEITQDENTVSTSLGHSKDENSKQTCIKIVTKTQKGDSCTPTNTTVELVGSSGQNGEEKQNIVARKIVKMTKQPAKKKPPPSREKKVTRTILAILLAFIITWAPYNVMVLINTFCAPCIPNTVWTIGYWLCYINSTINPACYALCNATFKKTFKHLLMCHYKNIGATR; encoded by the coding sequence ATGAATAACTCAACAAACTCCTCTAACAATGGCCTGGCTCTGACCAGTCCTTATAAGACATTCGAAGTGGTTTTTATTGTCCTTGTGGCTGGATCCCTCAGTTTGGTGACCATTATTGGGAACATTCTGGTCATGGTCTCTATTAAAGTCAACCGCCACCTCCAGACTGTCAACAATTACTTTTTGTTCAGCTTGGCCTGTGCTGACCTCATCATTGGTGTTTTCTCCATGAACTTGTACACCCTTTACACTGTGATTGGCTACTGGCCTTTGGGACCTGTGGTGTGTGACCTTTGGCTAGCCCTGGACTATGTGGTCAGCAATGCCTCAGTAATGAATCTGCTCATCATCAGCTTTGACAGGTACTTCTGTGTCACGAAACCGCTCACCTACCCCGTCAAGCGGACCACAAAAATGGCAGGTATGATGATTGCAGCTGCGTGGGTCCTGTCCTTCATCCTCTGGGCCCCAGCCATTCTCTTCTGGCAGTTCATTGTAGGGGTGAGAACTGTGGAGGATGGGGAATGCTACATTCAGTTTTTTTCCAACGCTGCTGTCACCTTTGGCACTGCCATTGCAGCCTTCTACTTGCCTGTGATCATCATGACTGTGTTATACTGGCACATATCCCGAGCCAGTAAGAGCAGGATAAAGAAGGACAAGAAGGAGCCTGTGGCCAACCAAGATCCAGTTTCTCCAAGTCTGGTACAAGGAAAGATAGTGAAGCCAAACAACAACAATGTGCCTGGCAGTGATGATGGCCTGGAGCACAACAAAATCCAGAATGGCAAAGCTCCCAGAGATGCTGTGACTGAAAACTGTGtccagggagaggagaaggagagCTCCAATGATTCTACTTCAGTCAGTGCTGTCGCCTCTAATATGAGAGATGATGAAATAACCCAGGATGAAAACACAGTTTCCACTTCCCTGGGCCATTCCAAAGATGAGAACTCAAAGCAAACATGCATCAAAATTGTCACTAAGACCCAAAAAGGTGACTCATGTACCCCCACTAATACCACCGTGGAGCTAGTTGGTTCTTCAGGTCagaatggagaagaaaaacagaacattGTTGCTCGCAAGATTGTGAAGATGACCAAGCAGCCTGCAAAAAAGAAGCCTCCTCCCTCTCGGGAAAAGAAAGTGACCAGGACGATCTTGGCTATTCTGTTGGCTTTCATCATCACGTGGGCCCCATACAATGTCATGGTGCTCATTAACACCTTCTGTGCACCCTGCATCCCCAACACAGTGTGGACAATTGGTTACTGGCTCTGTTACATCAACAGCACTATCAACCCTGCCTGCTATGCACTTTGTAATGCCACCTTCAAGAAGACCTTTAAGCACCTTCTCATGTGTCATTATAAGAACATAGGCGCTACAAGGTAA